The following proteins come from a genomic window of Corallococcus sp. NCRR:
- a CDS encoding aldo/keto reductase produces the protein MIQRPLGKSGLTVSALGFGAGPVGSEALSDADAEALLHGVLDAGITLIDTAPSYGVSEERIGRFLGSRRREFVLSTKCGYGVPGVEDWTPECITRGVELALQRLRTDVLDVLHFHSCPPDVLHRPGLIEALTRAVEAGKVRAAAYSGDNAGLDAALETGAFAVVQTSVNLFDQRSLDHGVAKARERGVGVIAKRPLANAPWRFPGRPYAHDVGEYWERMQRMALQTDGLDWPELALRFTAFAPGVATCIVGTTRLDNLRANARTLEQGPFPEPTIQAIRDAFRRHDTGWDGVI, from the coding sequence ATGATTCAACGTCCCCTGGGGAAGAGCGGTCTCACGGTGTCCGCGCTCGGCTTCGGCGCGGGGCCCGTGGGCAGTGAAGCGCTGAGCGACGCCGACGCGGAGGCGCTCCTGCACGGCGTGCTGGACGCGGGCATCACGCTCATCGACACCGCGCCCAGCTATGGCGTGTCCGAGGAGCGCATCGGCCGGTTCCTCGGCTCGCGCCGCCGCGAGTTCGTGCTGTCCACCAAGTGCGGCTACGGCGTGCCCGGCGTGGAGGACTGGACGCCCGAGTGCATCACGCGCGGCGTGGAGCTGGCCCTCCAGCGGCTGCGCACGGACGTGCTGGACGTGCTGCACTTCCACTCGTGTCCACCGGACGTGCTCCACCGCCCGGGGCTCATCGAGGCGCTCACCCGCGCGGTGGAGGCGGGCAAGGTCCGCGCCGCCGCCTATTCGGGCGACAACGCCGGACTGGACGCCGCGCTAGAGACGGGCGCGTTCGCCGTGGTGCAGACGTCCGTGAACCTCTTCGACCAGCGCTCGCTGGACCATGGCGTGGCCAAGGCTCGCGAGCGCGGCGTGGGCGTCATCGCCAAGCGGCCCCTGGCCAACGCGCCGTGGCGCTTCCCGGGGCGCCCCTACGCGCACGACGTGGGCGAGTACTGGGAGCGGATGCAGCGCATGGCCCTCCAGACGGACGGCCTGGACTGGCCGGAGCTGGCGCTGCGCTTCACCGCGTTCGCGCCCGGCGTGGCCACCTGCATCGTGGGCACCACGCGGCTGGACAACCTGCGCGCCAACGCACGCACCCTGGAGCAGGGCCCCTTCCCCGAGCCCACCATTCAGGCCATCCGCGACGCCTTCCGTCGCCATGACACCGGGTGGGATGGCGTCATCTGA
- a CDS encoding DUF5953 family protein has translation MTTQGTLDVIVYASALADKDARTLAVVHGMERGLPGVRLQWRVADDGLLIALPQRDAWLTEGTKDGRFPLVCNGDESYPVTIFGLQVPARQSPGGLPLLDVHAELPLDEAVIAAAADVLGAVAEGAHAFWGHATPSGAGVEIARQTRDPVRKPGVPPRGLPALKLPEKIHAPEIPHRLGWLNYWSAPAAQAIGFPDPNRDAELLSRARRTATGGWVVQLTDAPLDLDNPGHLDALLRAYERFPEIGGRAVT, from the coding sequence GTGACCACTCAAGGCACCCTCGACGTCATCGTCTACGCGTCCGCTCTCGCCGATAAGGACGCTCGGACACTCGCTGTCGTCCACGGGATGGAACGTGGGCTCCCTGGAGTGCGCCTGCAGTGGAGAGTCGCCGACGACGGACTCCTCATCGCATTGCCACAGCGCGACGCGTGGCTCACAGAAGGAACGAAAGACGGGAGATTCCCTCTGGTGTGCAATGGTGATGAGAGCTACCCCGTTACGATTTTTGGGTTGCAGGTTCCCGCGCGCCAATCACCGGGCGGGCTGCCGTTGCTCGACGTCCATGCAGAGTTGCCTCTGGACGAGGCCGTCATCGCGGCAGCAGCGGATGTGCTTGGAGCCGTGGCAGAGGGGGCCCATGCGTTTTGGGGACATGCAACGCCATCGGGTGCAGGTGTCGAGATCGCACGGCAGACACGCGATCCGGTCCGCAAACCAGGAGTTCCTCCCCGAGGTCTGCCAGCACTCAAGCTGCCAGAAAAAATCCACGCGCCTGAGATTCCGCATCGCCTCGGGTGGTTGAACTACTGGTCTGCTCCGGCCGCGCAGGCCATCGGATTCCCGGACCCGAACCGTGACGCCGAGCTGCTTTCACGGGCACGGCGTACGGCGACGGGAGGGTGGGTCGTGCAGCTCACCGACGCACCGCTCGACCTGGACAATCCCGGCCACCTGGACGCGCTCCTGCGGGCCTATGAGCGGTTCCCGGAGATCGGCGGACGTGCAGTGACTTGA
- a CDS encoding DUF6310 domain-containing protein has translation MGIGLCVLAAPEIAVGAVIVLGVVVVGVAIKEALEAYEFRHAYPEESGASRGTKVASREAEAQRKPKLKPEPAGQDWQPPVPPAPVDQTGRASCEPVPVPHAGEDDPHNECADKFPPNRYPGMDVLVGGVRFDALQVGARKLWEIKTHQFDTYSAFLQRQVISEQVARMREEKDIAESCGYAFVVGVSSAAHKIALERAAPELNIVVTGCKR, from the coding sequence GTGGGCATCGGGCTCTGTGTGCTGGCGGCTCCTGAGATTGCCGTGGGGGCTGTGATCGTGCTTGGCGTGGTGGTGGTCGGCGTCGCAATCAAAGAAGCGCTGGAGGCATACGAATTCCGCCATGCCTACCCCGAGGAATCAGGAGCCTCACGAGGAACGAAGGTGGCATCCCGGGAGGCGGAGGCCCAACGCAAGCCCAAGCTGAAGCCCGAACCCGCAGGGCAAGACTGGCAGCCCCCGGTGCCGCCTGCGCCCGTGGACCAGACGGGACGCGCAAGTTGCGAACCTGTTCCAGTGCCCCACGCGGGCGAGGACGACCCACATAATGAATGTGCCGACAAGTTCCCACCCAACCGCTATCCGGGAATGGATGTGCTCGTTGGCGGTGTGCGCTTCGACGCGTTGCAAGTCGGAGCGCGCAAGCTATGGGAGATCAAGACCCATCAATTCGATACGTACAGTGCTTTTCTCCAACGTCAGGTGATCAGTGAGCAGGTGGCCAGGATGCGGGAAGAGAAGGACATCGCGGAGTCTTGTGGATATGCCTTCGTCGTTGGCGTGAGCAGTGCCGCGCACAAAATAGCGCTGGAACGCGCGGCACCCGAACTGAATATCGTTGTCACGGGGTGCAAGCGGTGA
- a CDS encoding glycoside hydrolase family 15 protein — translation MDLYSAAKRMARPFRFTNPASYREISLAARGVIGDGSSCALVRPDGVIDWLCFPRFDSPSVFAGILDDAKGGITGITPVVWPFESLQRYDPDTNVLETLFRFERKGAIRIIDYMPWTNDPRSNVHEVHRSIECLEGPVELNIVFDPRFGYGTSRTRVEREEHGLVARGSAGERLVAVLSGEAEWRPCEDMRGHPCRGDTGLQTRIRMGPGERRWMILSWDSDRPEPLAAYRPFDHLRDTRQAWREWAQQLHYEGPWRHHVLRSALALKLLMYGPTGAMVAAPTTSLPEWIGGPRNWDYRFSWVRDSAMAVRATNLLGFQHESREFFYFMRDTLQRGDTLQVMYTLDGASVPPERELDLLGGFQGSRPVRLGNDARDQFQFDTAGALLDAAYLYERSGGRLPLRTWRLLRSVIQATARRWSEPDHGIWEPRREMRHNVHSKLMGWLALRRGQHLSRLFGETALEQSSAALADVIRADILRNGVDPKRKHFVGVYGGNEPDAALLQLPIVGCFRGTDPFILRTLDWLRAELGAGPFLRRYRMDDGVAGPEGGFILCGFWLAEALALANRIQEAEDVFVAHAEASNHLGLLAEEIHPLTREQLGNFPQAFSHLGLISAAARIDRALRLRDEGQSEPPHLLEPEPPSIEWPSQVTARPPISGNRS, via the coding sequence ATGGACCTCTACAGCGCCGCCAAGCGGATGGCCCGCCCCTTCCGGTTCACCAACCCGGCGTCCTACCGGGAGATCTCCCTGGCCGCCCGTGGGGTGATTGGCGATGGGAGTTCCTGCGCGCTCGTCCGGCCGGATGGCGTCATCGACTGGCTCTGCTTCCCCCGCTTCGACAGCCCGAGCGTCTTCGCGGGCATCCTCGATGACGCGAAGGGTGGCATCACCGGCATCACCCCCGTCGTGTGGCCCTTCGAGAGCCTGCAGCGCTACGACCCGGACACCAACGTCCTGGAGACGCTGTTCCGCTTCGAGCGTAAGGGGGCCATCCGCATCATCGATTACATGCCGTGGACCAACGACCCGCGCTCCAACGTCCACGAGGTGCACCGGAGCATCGAGTGTCTGGAAGGCCCGGTGGAGCTGAACATCGTCTTCGACCCGCGCTTCGGTTACGGGACGTCGCGGACGCGGGTGGAGCGGGAGGAGCACGGCCTGGTCGCCCGCGGGTCGGCAGGGGAGCGGCTGGTCGCCGTGCTCAGCGGGGAGGCGGAGTGGCGGCCCTGCGAGGACATGCGCGGCCACCCCTGCCGGGGCGACACGGGCCTCCAGACGCGCATCCGGATGGGGCCGGGCGAGCGGCGCTGGATGATTCTGTCGTGGGATTCCGACCGGCCGGAGCCGCTGGCCGCGTACCGGCCCTTCGACCACCTGCGGGACACGCGCCAGGCCTGGCGCGAGTGGGCGCAACAGCTCCACTACGAAGGGCCGTGGCGGCACCACGTGCTGCGCTCCGCGCTGGCACTGAAGCTGCTGATGTACGGCCCCACGGGCGCGATGGTGGCCGCGCCCACCACCTCGCTCCCGGAGTGGATTGGAGGGCCTCGCAACTGGGACTACCGCTTCAGCTGGGTCCGCGACTCCGCGATGGCGGTGCGCGCCACCAACCTGCTCGGCTTCCAGCATGAGTCGCGCGAATTCTTCTACTTCATGCGCGACACGTTGCAGCGCGGAGACACGCTTCAGGTGATGTACACGCTGGACGGCGCCTCCGTACCGCCGGAGCGGGAGCTGGACCTCCTGGGAGGCTTCCAGGGCTCGCGGCCGGTGCGGCTGGGGAACGACGCGAGGGACCAGTTCCAGTTCGACACCGCGGGCGCGCTGCTCGACGCGGCGTACCTCTACGAGCGCTCCGGCGGGCGGCTGCCGCTGCGCACCTGGAGGCTGCTGCGTTCCGTCATCCAGGCCACCGCCCGCCGCTGGAGCGAGCCCGACCACGGCATCTGGGAGCCGCGCCGGGAGATGCGGCACAACGTCCACTCGAAGCTCATGGGATGGCTGGCCCTGCGCCGGGGGCAGCACCTGTCACGGCTCTTCGGGGAGACGGCGCTGGAGCAGTCCAGTGCCGCCCTGGCGGACGTCATCCGGGCGGACATCCTGCGCAACGGCGTGGATCCGAAGCGCAAGCACTTCGTCGGGGTCTACGGAGGCAATGAGCCAGACGCCGCGCTGCTGCAGTTGCCCATCGTGGGCTGCTTCCGGGGGACGGATCCGTTCATCCTGAGGACGCTCGACTGGCTGCGCGCGGAGCTGGGCGCGGGCCCGTTCCTGCGCCGGTACCGGATGGATGACGGGGTCGCGGGGCCGGAGGGAGGCTTCATCCTCTGCGGCTTCTGGCTGGCGGAGGCGCTGGCGTTGGCCAATCGCATCCAAGAGGCCGAGGACGTCTTCGTCGCGCACGCGGAGGCGTCGAACCATCTGGGATTGTTGGCGGAGGAGATCCACCCGCTGACGCGCGAGCAGTTGGGAAACTTCCCACAGGCGTTCAGCCACCTCGGCCTCATCAGCGCAGCCGCGCGCATCGACCGCGCGCTCAGGCTCCGGGACGAAGGGCAGTCGGAGCCCCCGCACCTCCTGGAGCCCGAGCCGCCCTCCATCGAGTGGCCTTCTCAAGTCACTGCACGTCCGCCGATCTCCGGGAACCGCTCATAG
- a CDS encoding serine hydrolase domain-containing protein has product MKRLRAWSLCVLLASGCATTSAVRESPPVPDVAALDAEAARAMSATGAKGLAIAVIDNGRVVATRAYGARNAKGEPLRTDTVMYGASITKTVFAYVVMQLADEKRIDLDTSISKYLDKPLPEYPDEDRYSTWSHLAGDERWRDITPRVLLTHSAGFANFGFLEPDERLRIHFAPGSRFAYSGDGIILMQFVLERGLGLDVGAEMQRRVFDRFGMRTTHMMWRPDFAQNLADGWKLDGSVEPHDERSRVRAAGSMDTTLDDLSRFAAALVSGEGLSPEAFARMTSPQLPITTRSQFPTLQDELPPESRRKDLAAGLGVVVFDGPQGRGFFKNGHNDSTGNTLVCLPRGRRCVLILSNDVRAEPAYPHLVRFVLGEAGVPWDWEYGDMAFWDGR; this is encoded by the coding sequence ATGAAGAGGCTGCGCGCCTGGAGCCTGTGTGTGTTGCTTGCCAGCGGCTGTGCCACGACTTCGGCGGTTCGTGAGTCGCCGCCCGTTCCCGACGTGGCCGCGTTGGATGCGGAAGCGGCTCGTGCGATGTCCGCGACCGGTGCGAAGGGGCTGGCCATCGCGGTCATCGACAACGGGCGTGTGGTCGCGACCCGGGCCTATGGCGCCCGCAACGCGAAGGGCGAACCGCTCCGCACCGACACGGTGATGTATGGCGCGTCCATCACCAAGACGGTCTTCGCCTACGTCGTGATGCAACTGGCGGACGAGAAGCGCATTGACCTCGACACGTCCATCTCGAAGTACCTGGACAAGCCGCTGCCGGAATACCCGGACGAGGACCGCTATTCGACCTGGTCCCATCTGGCCGGCGACGAACGCTGGCGGGACATCACGCCTCGCGTGCTGCTCACCCACAGCGCGGGCTTCGCCAACTTCGGGTTCCTCGAACCGGACGAGCGGCTGCGCATCCACTTCGCTCCGGGCAGCCGCTTCGCGTACTCCGGCGACGGCATCATCCTGATGCAGTTCGTGCTCGAACGCGGGCTCGGGCTGGACGTGGGCGCGGAGATGCAACGGCGCGTGTTCGACCGCTTCGGCATGCGCACGACCCACATGATGTGGCGGCCGGACTTCGCACAGAACCTGGCCGACGGATGGAAGCTCGACGGCAGCGTGGAACCGCATGACGAACGCAGCAGGGTGCGCGCGGCCGGCTCCATGGACACCACGCTGGATGACCTGTCTCGCTTCGCCGCCGCGCTGGTGAGCGGTGAGGGTCTGTCACCCGAGGCCTTCGCCCGGATGACCTCTCCGCAATTGCCCATCACCACCCGGAGCCAGTTCCCCACCCTTCAGGACGAACTGCCGCCGGAGTCACGGCGCAAGGACCTGGCGGCGGGCCTGGGCGTCGTGGTGTTCGACGGTCCCCAGGGACGCGGGTTCTTCAAGAACGGCCACAATGACAGCACCGGCAACACCCTCGTGTGCCTTCCTCGCGGACGCCGCTGCGTGCTCATCCTGAGCAACGACGTCCGCGCCGAGCCCGCCTATCCCCACCTGGTTCGCTTCGTGTTGGGTGAAGCAGGTGTGCCCTGGGATTGGGAGTACGGCGACATGGCGTTCTGGGACGGCCGCTGA
- a CDS encoding FruA-associating protein, FapA, with translation MATIRSMNVMPESEKDGEMVELHPTSLDLNQVEPTPQVANWLRMRASQWLTTAQRDFNTALFARDGSEESFDRYAEARSELDSAEAWALRVAEFVAHVR, from the coding sequence ATGGCAACCATCCGGTCCATGAACGTGATGCCAGAGTCTGAGAAGGATGGAGAGATGGTGGAGTTGCACCCCACCTCGTTGGATTTGAATCAGGTCGAGCCCACCCCGCAGGTGGCCAACTGGCTGCGCATGCGCGCGAGCCAGTGGCTCACCACGGCGCAGAGGGACTTCAACACGGCCCTCTTCGCGCGGGATGGTTCGGAGGAGTCGTTCGACCGCTACGCCGAAGCACGGTCCGAGCTGGACTCCGCGGAGGCCTGGGCCCTGCGCGTCGCCGAGTTCGTGGCGCACGTGCGGTAG
- a CDS encoding CPBP family intramembrane glutamic endopeptidase — protein sequence MSSASIPVSRPRVWTVFVAFMVLLVTLVAVSALVTNIALGIEAARAGVDPSDSGVHASLMEKVEALPWPPVLTVMLAGTLALGLSLAGGWLSPRPLRDRLRLGGGVPLPAWAWVAAAVGCFSVGQSLESLAVLTGAWGWTASLKGLLAAGQGPLGTFALLLFFGSPVAGTAEELFFRGYAQTRLVERWGRTAGIVGSATLFGLLHLDPIHGPIALLMGVYLGWLAAHTGSVRLPIFVHMLNNGTSFLLTRYAPPAEEYPASLHAALLVVCTFLAVGAVVSLRRITEAPKQEPVMLAGA from the coding sequence GTGTCATCCGCGTCCATCCCGGTGTCACGGCCGCGAGTGTGGACGGTGTTCGTCGCGTTCATGGTCCTGCTGGTGACGCTCGTCGCCGTGAGCGCCCTCGTGACGAACATCGCGCTGGGCATCGAGGCGGCCAGGGCCGGTGTGGATCCAAGCGACAGCGGCGTCCACGCGAGCCTGATGGAGAAGGTCGAGGCCCTGCCGTGGCCCCCCGTGTTGACGGTGATGTTGGCCGGCACCCTGGCGCTTGGCCTCTCGCTCGCGGGCGGCTGGCTGTCTCCGCGGCCCCTGCGCGACCGGCTGCGCTTGGGGGGTGGGGTGCCGCTGCCGGCATGGGCCTGGGTGGCGGCGGCGGTGGGCTGCTTCTCGGTGGGACAGTCCCTGGAGAGCCTGGCGGTGCTCACGGGGGCCTGGGGCTGGACGGCATCGTTGAAGGGGCTGCTGGCGGCGGGGCAGGGCCCATTGGGGACCTTCGCGCTGCTGTTGTTCTTCGGCTCGCCGGTGGCGGGCACGGCGGAGGAGCTCTTCTTCCGGGGCTACGCGCAGACGCGGCTCGTGGAGAGATGGGGACGCACGGCGGGCATCGTGGGATCCGCCACGCTCTTCGGCCTCCTGCACCTGGATCCCATTCACGGCCCCATCGCCCTGCTGATGGGCGTGTATCTGGGATGGCTCGCGGCGCACACGGGCAGCGTGCGGCTGCCCATCTTCGTCCACATGCTCAACAACGGGACGTCGTTCCTGCTCACCCGCTACGCGCCGCCGGCCGAGGAGTACCCGGCTTCATTGCACGCGGCGCTGCTCGTCGTGTGCACCTTCCTGGCGGTGGGGGCCGTGGTGTCGCTGAGACGCATCACCGAAGCCCCGAAGCAGGAGCCCGTGATGCTCGCGGGCGCGTGA
- a CDS encoding xanthine dehydrogenase family protein molybdopterin-binding subunit: MSAPVSRRSVLKGSLVLAFALAGPDVTWAAPGQKNGLPQDLARTPALDAWIRIGEDGVVTLMTGKVELGQGILTALGQLCAEELDVEPSRLRVVSGDTRVCPPEGPTAGSMSIPNGGAAVRQASAEVRALLVDMAAKKLRVPAARLTVRDGTLRDTGGRARITYWELVGGKRLQREATGTVAPKPAAQRKQVGRSLPRMDLPAKVVGEARFVQDLRADSLVHGRVVRAPTPGASLVSVDSAPVAAMPGVLKVVRDGSFLGVIASREWQAVKAATALAAAARWKDGAPLPEDPHAWLLAQPTQDTVIHSVERPTDVAPARTLEATYRRPYQMHGSIGPSCAVAEWDGSTMTVHTHSQSVFETGEAVARLLGLTKEQVHCRHQEGSGCYGHNGADDVAADAALLARALPGRAVRVQWSREDEHTNEPYGSAMVTRVRAGVDANGDVLDWDYALWSTSHGTRPGGQPGNLLAGRSLAKPFAQPTPRNGGPPNYSADRNAIPLYAFPGQAVTTHFVTAMPVRVSSMRGLGAYANVFTIESFMDELAHAAKVDPAAFRLRQLRDDRAKAVIVRATERFGWERFQRRPHHGRGLAFARYKNLAAYCAVCMEVFVPPDTLVPRVVRAVLAADAGEVVNPDGLANQLEGGLIQSLSWSLKEAVRFDSRRILSRDWEGYPILTFSEAPTVDVQLIDRPEEPFLGAGEASQGPLAAALANAVFDATGLRARDLPITAERLKALRG; the protein is encoded by the coding sequence ATGAGCGCTCCGGTCTCCCGTCGCTCGGTGTTGAAGGGCTCGCTGGTGCTGGCCTTCGCGCTCGCGGGGCCGGACGTCACGTGGGCCGCGCCCGGGCAGAAGAACGGCCTGCCCCAGGACCTGGCGCGCACGCCCGCGCTGGATGCGTGGATCCGCATCGGCGAGGACGGCGTCGTCACGCTCATGACGGGCAAGGTGGAGCTGGGCCAGGGCATCCTCACCGCGCTGGGGCAGTTGTGCGCGGAGGAACTGGACGTCGAACCGTCGCGGCTGCGCGTCGTGTCCGGTGACACGCGCGTCTGTCCTCCGGAAGGTCCCACGGCCGGGAGCATGTCCATTCCCAATGGCGGCGCGGCGGTGCGGCAGGCCTCCGCGGAGGTGCGCGCGCTGCTGGTGGACATGGCCGCGAAGAAGCTGCGCGTCCCGGCGGCGCGGCTCACCGTCCGGGACGGCACGCTGCGGGACACGGGCGGGCGCGCGCGCATCACCTACTGGGAGCTCGTGGGAGGAAAGCGTCTTCAGCGCGAGGCCACCGGAACCGTCGCGCCCAAGCCCGCCGCCCAACGCAAGCAGGTGGGCCGGTCTCTTCCCCGGATGGACCTGCCCGCGAAGGTGGTGGGCGAAGCGCGCTTCGTCCAGGACCTGAGAGCCGACTCGCTGGTGCACGGCCGCGTGGTGCGCGCGCCCACGCCGGGTGCGTCACTGGTATCGGTGGACTCCGCGCCGGTGGCCGCGATGCCCGGTGTGCTCAAGGTGGTGCGGGACGGAAGCTTCCTGGGCGTCATCGCCTCGCGTGAATGGCAGGCGGTGAAGGCCGCCACCGCGCTGGCCGCCGCGGCGCGCTGGAAGGACGGCGCGCCGCTTCCCGAGGATCCGCATGCGTGGTTGCTGGCGCAGCCTACGCAGGACACGGTCATCCACTCCGTGGAGCGCCCCACCGACGTCGCGCCCGCGCGCACGCTGGAGGCCACCTACCGCCGGCCGTACCAGATGCATGGGTCCATCGGTCCGTCCTGCGCGGTGGCGGAGTGGGACGGTTCCACGATGACCGTGCACACCCACAGCCAGAGCGTCTTCGAGACGGGCGAGGCCGTGGCCAGGCTGCTGGGATTGACGAAGGAGCAGGTGCACTGCCGGCACCAGGAGGGCTCCGGCTGCTACGGGCACAACGGCGCGGACGACGTGGCGGCGGATGCGGCGCTGCTGGCCCGCGCCCTGCCCGGCCGCGCGGTGCGCGTGCAGTGGTCGCGCGAGGACGAACACACGAACGAGCCCTACGGCTCCGCCATGGTGACGCGGGTGCGCGCGGGCGTGGACGCGAATGGGGACGTGCTCGATTGGGATTACGCCTTGTGGTCCACGTCGCACGGGACGCGGCCCGGGGGGCAGCCCGGAAACCTGCTCGCGGGCCGGTCCCTGGCGAAGCCCTTCGCCCAGCCCACGCCGAGGAACGGCGGGCCGCCCAACTACTCCGCCGACCGCAACGCCATCCCGCTGTATGCCTTTCCGGGGCAGGCCGTGACGACGCACTTCGTGACGGCGATGCCCGTGCGCGTGTCGTCCATGCGCGGCCTGGGCGCCTACGCGAACGTCTTCACCATCGAGTCGTTCATGGATGAGCTGGCGCACGCCGCGAAGGTGGACCCCGCGGCCTTCCGGCTCCGGCAGCTTCGCGATGACCGGGCAAAGGCAGTCATCGTCCGCGCGACGGAGCGGTTCGGCTGGGAGCGCTTCCAGCGCAGGCCGCACCACGGACGCGGGCTCGCCTTCGCCCGGTACAAGAACCTGGCCGCGTACTGCGCGGTGTGCATGGAGGTCTTCGTGCCTCCGGACACGCTGGTGCCGCGCGTGGTGCGCGCCGTCCTCGCCGCCGACGCGGGCGAGGTGGTCAACCCGGATGGGCTCGCCAACCAGTTGGAGGGCGGGCTCATCCAGTCCCTGAGCTGGAGCCTGAAGGAGGCCGTGCGCTTCGACTCGCGGCGCATTTTGTCTCGCGACTGGGAGGGCTATCCCATCCTCACCTTCTCCGAAGCGCCGACCGTGGACGTGCAGCTCATCGACCGGCCGGAGGAGCCGTTCCTCGGCGCGGGGGAAGCGAGCCAGGGCCCCTTGGCGGCGGCGCTCGCCAACGCCGTGTTCGACGCCACGGGCCTGCGCGCGCGGGACCTGCCCATCACCGCGGAGCGGCTGAAGGCCCTGCGCGGTTAG
- a CDS encoding Isoquinoline 1-oxidoreductase subunit — MRSHRAVLLLSCAVAALTGCRSATRTPESEAPVAPNALRPVASFARIEDTQARSVALFVEAGRVIAHPRCTNCHPPDGRPRQGMSQQAHVPAVVGGEEGHGVPGLPCTACHQAANTPTVGATVASIPGNPKWALAPVEMAWIGRSLGEICEQLKDPKRNGGKDLAAIQHHMAEDVLVGWGWNPGPGREPVPGTQAEFGALIQAWVDTGAHCPKP, encoded by the coding sequence ATGCGAAGCCACCGCGCCGTCCTCCTGCTGTCGTGTGCCGTCGCCGCGCTCACGGGCTGCCGGAGCGCGACGCGGACGCCTGAGTCCGAAGCGCCTGTTGCTCCGAATGCACTGCGCCCCGTGGCGTCCTTCGCGCGCATCGAGGACACGCAGGCGCGCTCCGTGGCGCTCTTCGTGGAGGCGGGGCGGGTGATTGCCCATCCGCGCTGCACGAATTGCCACCCGCCGGACGGCAGGCCCCGGCAGGGCATGTCTCAGCAAGCGCATGTCCCGGCGGTGGTGGGCGGCGAGGAGGGCCACGGCGTGCCCGGGTTGCCCTGCACGGCCTGTCATCAGGCGGCGAACACGCCCACGGTGGGCGCCACGGTGGCCAGCATCCCGGGCAATCCCAAGTGGGCCCTGGCCCCCGTGGAGATGGCGTGGATCGGCCGCTCGCTGGGCGAAATCTGCGAGCAGCTCAAGGACCCGAAGCGCAACGGTGGCAAGGACCTGGCGGCCATCCAGCACCACATGGCGGAGGACGTGCTCGTGGGCTGGGGCTGGAACCCGGGCCCCGGACGCGAGCCGGTTCCGGGGACGCAGGCGGAGTTCGGCGCGCTCATCCAGGCCTGGGTGGACACCGGCGCCCACTGCCCGAAGCCCTAA
- a CDS encoding (2Fe-2S)-binding protein, with protein MAFTLNVNGASHVIDEEEDIPLLYVLRDTLRLNGAKYGCGVGQCGACTVLRDGVPVRSCVVPAVSLQGREVTTLEGLRAPDGTLHALQRAFLAEQAGQCAYCIPGMILSAAGLLRRKPSPTEADIRTALDANLCRCGSHNRIVRAIQRAAAELAG; from the coding sequence ATGGCCTTCACGCTGAACGTCAACGGAGCATCCCACGTCATCGACGAGGAGGAGGACATTCCCCTTCTCTACGTGCTGCGCGACACGCTGCGGCTCAACGGCGCGAAGTACGGCTGCGGCGTGGGCCAGTGCGGCGCGTGCACCGTGCTGCGTGATGGGGTGCCGGTGCGCTCATGTGTCGTGCCCGCCGTGTCGCTTCAAGGACGCGAGGTCACCACGCTGGAGGGCCTGCGCGCTCCGGATGGCACCCTGCACGCGCTCCAGCGCGCGTTCCTCGCGGAGCAGGCCGGACAGTGCGCGTACTGCATCCCGGGGATGATCCTCTCCGCGGCGGGACTCCTGCGCCGGAAGCCCTCTCCCACCGAGGCGGACATCCGCACCGCGCTGGATGCGAACCTGTGCCGGTGTGGCTCGCACAACCGCATCGTGCGCGCCATCCAGCGCGCGGCGGCGGAGTTGGCGGGATGA
- a CDS encoding Spy/CpxP family protein refolding chaperone, with product MKKTLVIAGTAVVAVTLLTGFGWGRHHRGTPDPERIHQMVTWKLDDKLDDLNATEAQRSSIHAVKDRLLNEGQSLMEGQQAARAEAVTQLTSDTPDAAKLHSLVDARIDAARAFAHKAVDAVLEVHRTLTPAQRQTLASDFREHTGAK from the coding sequence ATGAAGAAGACGCTCGTCATCGCCGGTACCGCCGTCGTCGCCGTCACCCTGCTCACCGGTTTCGGCTGGGGCCGCCATCACCGCGGCACGCCCGACCCGGAGCGCATCCACCAAATGGTCACCTGGAAGCTGGACGACAAGCTGGATGACCTCAACGCCACCGAGGCCCAGCGCTCCTCCATCCACGCCGTGAAGGACCGCCTCCTCAACGAGGGCCAGTCCCTCATGGAGGGCCAGCAGGCCGCCCGCGCCGAGGCCGTCACCCAGCTGACGTCCGACACGCCCGACGCCGCGAAGCTCCACTCGCTGGTGGACGCGCGCATCGACGCCGCTCGCGCCTTCGCCCACAAGGCCGTGGACGCCGTGCTCGAGGTCCACCGCACGCTCACCCCCGCCCAGCGCCAGACGCTCGCCAGCGACTTCCGCGAGCACACCGGAGCGAAGTAG